In Prunus dulcis chromosome 1, ALMONDv2, whole genome shotgun sequence, the following are encoded in one genomic region:
- the LOC117615022 gene encoding uncharacterized protein LOC117615022 codes for MRAEDVEKLVNNRLRDLKIGGNFEDALRIEVDRANSSPFTVKIEQAAPPKRFSTPSFTCFKGDSDPESHLKHFKSLMILYKAEDALMCKVFAMTLRGAAQDWFHTLPSGAINSFKELTYVFTKEYTSYRTIKKNPDHLFNLRKKAEESLRDYIKRFKAEKANIVGCDDQIASSAFKKGLPAEHDLYRELTITLSQTLAEVLATAEPYALWDDDRIAAKKSTE; via the coding sequence ATGCGTGCAGAAgacgttgagaagcttgtgaataACCGACTTCGAGACTTAAAGATTGGCGGAAATTTCGAAGATGCACTACGCATTGAGGTAGACCGAGCAAACTCCTCACCTTTCACAGTCAAAATTGAGCAGGCTGCCCCTCCGAAACGATTCTCAACGCCCTCTTTTACATGCTTCAAAGGCGATTCCGACCCCGAAAGTCATCTGAAGCATTTCAAGAGCCTTATGATCCTCTACAAAGCTGAAGACGCGTtaatgtgcaaggtgtttgcaatgactttGCGAGGAGCAGCTCAGGATTGGTTCCATACCCTGCCATCCGGGGCGATCAACAGCTTCAAGGAGCTTACTTACGTCTTCACTAAAGAATACACTTCTTATCGgacgatcaagaagaacccCGACCATCTGTTCAACCTGCGCAAGAAGGCCGAGGAATCCCttcgagattacatcaagaggttcaaagcaGAAAAGGCCAACATCGTAGGGTGCGATGACCAAATCGCATCCTCCGCATTCAAGAAAGGTCTTCCAGCAGAACATGACTTATACCGCGAGCTGACTATCACTCTCAGCCAGACTCTGGCAGAGGTCTTAGCGACCGCAGAACCCTATGCACTCTGGGATGACGATCGAATCGCTGCGAAGAAGTCCACTGAGTAG
- the LOC117615031 gene encoding uncharacterized protein LOC117615031 yields MDSDGSLTRLELAALLLSLGFKLIGDVVLVANRNGTVEFDELVTTILPNMNDEILINQEELMETKKEIVAMWKKLDVNQKTKYEPKNAYASMSKKNSLKIGTRCSPKDLKDTISVLCDEKKNVILEMGFGSLLAM; encoded by the exons ATGGACTCCGACGGTAGCCTCACCCGGCTCGAGCTCGCCGCCCTGCTCCTGTCGCTGGGCTTCAAGCTCATCGGTGACGTGGTCCTCGTCGCCAACAGAAACGGCACTGTTGAGTTCGACGAGCTAGTCACCACCATCTTGCCCAACATGAACGATGAGATACTCATCAACCAGGAGGAGCTCATGGAG ACCAAGAAAGAAATTGTGGCTATGTGGAAAAAGCTGGATGTTAATCAAAAAACGAAATATGAACCTAAAAATGCTTATGCTAGCATGTCGAAGAAGAATTCTTTGAAGATAGGCACGCGATGTAGTCCAAAGGATTTGAAGGACACTATAAGTGTTTTATGTGATGAGAAAAAGAATGTCATTTtggaaatgggttttgggtcgTTATTGGCAATGTAG
- the LOC117614136 gene encoding signal peptide peptidase-like 3: protein MAVGTIIVASFWSKITAPEKSDERYNELAEKESNTGTAKDDSEDEVMNLSVKGAVCFVITASVFLLLLYFFMSTWFVWVLIVLFCVGGIEGMHNCLLSLILRKWRSGGQKTITLPLLDEVSILSLVVLALCVGFAVFWVVTRRASYSWVGQDVLGICLMITVLQIARLPNIKVATVLLCCAFVYDIFWVFLSPLMFKDSVMVVVAKGDNSGEGLPMLLRIPRFFDPWGGQNMLGFGDVLFPGLLIVFSYRFDKENKKRGISGYFLWLVIGYGIGLGFTYLGLYLMNGNGQPALLYLVPCTLGVTVFLGLIRRELKQLWDYGTEPEVSRSTVEPAVEGTRAV from the exons ATGGCTGTGGGAACAATAATAGTTGCCTCATTTTGGTCAAAGATTACCGCTCCTGAGAAGTCTGATGAGCGCTATAATGAACTGGCAGAAAAG GAATCTAATACTGGAACAGCGAAAGATGATTCTGAGGACGAAGTCATGAATCTTAGCGTGAAGGGTGCTGTGTGTTTTGTCATAACAGCATCCGTTTTTCTGTTGCTACTATATTTCTTTATGTCTACGTGGTTTGTCTGGGTGCTGATCGTACTTTTCTGCGTTGGCGGTATTGAG GGAATGCATAATTGTCTATTAAGCCTGATTTTGAG aaaatggagaagtggTGGACAGAAGACAATAACTTTGCCTCTCCTGGATGAGGTGTCGATTCTCTCACTTGTTGTGCTGGCTTTGTGTGTGGGGTTTGCAGTTTTCTGGGTTGTAACACGACGGGCATCATATTCGTGGGTTGGCCAAGATGTTCTT GGTATCTGCTTGATGATAACAGTCTTGCAAATTGCTCGATTACCTAATATCAAG GTTGCTACCGTACTACTTTGTTGTGCATTTGTCTACGACATCTTTTGGGTATTCCTGTCACCCTTAATGTTCAAAGATAGCGTCATGGTTGTG GTTGCCAAAGGTGACAATAGTGGTGAAGGCCTACCAATGCTCTTGAGAATCCCTCGCTTTTTTGACCCCTGGGGTGGTCAGAACATGCTTGGCTTTGGGGATGTTCTGTTTCCGGGTTTGCTTATTGTATTTTCTTACAG GtttgacaaagaaaataagaagcGTGGAATTAGCGGATATTTCCTTTGGTTGGTAATTGGCTATGGAATCG GACTTGGTTTTACGTACCTGGGTTTATATCTCATGAACGGGAATGGTCAGCCTGCTCTCCTATATCTTGTTCCATGTACACTAG GTGTTACGGTGTTTTTGGGACTGATAAGGCGTGAGCTAAAACAACTTTGGGATTATGGCACGGAGCCAGAGGTATCGCGAAGTACCGTTGAGCCTGCTGTAGAAGGCACTAGAGCAGTCTGA